The nucleotide window CGCGTCAACGGCCGTGGCACCGGGCGTTGATCGCCGAGCGGGCCGGCCTGTTCCACCTGGAGCACGGGCTGCCGCGCGCCGGCCGCGGCCTGCTGGCTGAGGCCCGCGAGCACTACCGGAGCTGGGGCGCAGCGGGCAAGGTCCGCCAGCTCGAGCGTGCCCACCCCGGCCTACCCGCCGCGTCGTCCGCGCCGGCCCGCCCGGCGTCCGGCCGCAGCGTCCGCGCCGACGACATCGATCTGCTGGCCGTCCTGCGTGCGTCGCAGGCGCTGAGCTCGGAGACCGACCTCGACCGGCTGCAGGCCAGCGTCGTGGAGCAGGTGGGCGCCCTCGCCGGGGCCACCGATATCCGGCTCGCCCTGTTCGACACCGACGCGGGCGGCTGGGTGCTGCCCGACCCGGACCGGCCCGGGGACCCCCCGGTGCCCGTCTCGACGCCGGGAACCGAACGACTGGTGCCGCTGCGGGCGCTGCACTACGTCGAGCGCACCCACGAGCCGCTCCTCGTCGCCGACACCGCCGCCGACGACCGATTCGCCAATGACCCGTACCTGGCGGACGTGCCGGGCCGTTCGCTGCTCGTCGTACCCGTCCTGCAGCAGGGCGCGCTGCGGGCGGGGCTGGTGTTGGAGAACCGGCTCAGCGTCGACGCCTTCACCACCGACCGGCTCGATGCCGTCACGCTGCTCGCCGCGCAACTCGCCGTCTCCCTCGACAACGCCCTGTTGTACCGGCGGCTGGAGGCCAGGGTCGCCGAGCGCACCAGCGCCCTGCAGGACGCCAACGAGCAGCTCGCGGCGCTGAGCCTGACCGACCCGCTGACCGGGCTGGCCAACCGACGCCGCTTCGACGACGCCCTCGAGGCCACCTGGACGCGGGCACGCCAGGCCGGCACGACGGTCGCGCTTGCCATGATCGATATCGACCACTTCAAGGGGTACAACGACGCCTACGGCCACCAGGCCGGCGACGAGTGCCTGCGCCGGGTCGCCGCGGAGCTCGCCGAAATCGTCCGTCAGGGCACCGACATCGTCTGCCGTTACGGCGGCGAGGAGTTCGCGATCGTCTTCACCGGCGCGGACCAGACCCGAGCCGCCGCCGTCGCCGAACGGGCCCGGGCCGCAGTAGAGGCGCTCGCGCTGCCGCACGAGCACACCGAGGCCAAGGTAGTCACGCTCAGCGTCGGCGTCGCGACACACGTACCGGCCGGCAGCGCGCCGGCGGACGGCCTCATCGCGGCCGCGGACGCAGCGCTTTACCGCGCCAAGGAGCAGGGCCGAAACCGACTGTGCGTGGCCGAGCCGGCCGCGCACACCCCGGCCCACCCGCCGCGCCGCCCGCCGGGCGTCCGGCGGTAGCGTCCGCGCCGACGAATCTCGGTAACCGACCTCTACCTGCCCGGTGCGAACGAGAACTCAGCAGGCGGGATTCCTCAGCAGTGACCCGGCCCTGTCGATCGACTTACTCGATTGATACGAGACGGGAGCCGCTGTGGCACGGTTGGGATTTTTCGGCAAGGCCGAGTCGGTGCACCCGTTGGTGGACACCGCCGAGGCGCTGCGGGTCGTGATGGCGGCTCTCCCGGTCGTGATCATCGTGGTGGACGACCAGGGCGATGTCGTCTGGCGTAACGAGGCCGGCACTGCCATGGTCGCTCGGGTCGTCGCCGAGCGGGGACCGGCCGCGCTGCAGGCGCTGCGGGACACGTTCAAGGAGATCGCTGCCACCGTCACGGAGTACCCGTACACCCTGGCCCGCAAGGTCGAAGGCGGAGAGGGAGGCAACGAGGTCTACGCCGAGACCGTCATCAACCGCATCCCCGGCGGCGGGTTCGTCGCGACCTGGGCGGATGTGACCGCCCGGGTGGCCTCCACGGAGGTCGCGGGTGAGCTGGCCGCGGACCTCGACTCGGCGGTGCACTCGCTCAACGGCCTCGGCGACGAGCTGGCGAGCACCGCCAGCGACGCCGCCGACCAGGCCCAGCTGATCTCGCGGGGCTCGGCCGAGATGACCGCGAGCATCAGTGAGATCTCCGACCGGGTCGTCGCCGCGTCCGCGGACACCGGCGCGGCCGTGGCCTCGGCCCGGGACGCGGCGCAGACGATGGTCCGGCTGCAGGAGTCCAGCCGGCAGATCAGCGAGGTCACCAAGCTGATCACCTCCATCGCCGACCAGACCAAGCTGCTGGCGCTCAACGCGACCATCGAGGCGGCCCGGGCCGGGGAGAGCGGCAAGGGCTTCGCCGTCGTCGCCGGCGAGGTCAAGGACCTCGCGGCGCGCACCGCCGAGGCGACTCAGCAGATCATCGCGATGGCGGAAGCCATCCAGGGCGAGAGCTCACAGGTCGACGGCGCGATCGCCGGGATCGTGGAGCTGATCGACCGGGTGGCCGAGCAGCAGATTCTGATCGCCGGCGCGGTGGAGGAGCAGACCGTCACCACCGCGCAGATGTCCGGTGGGGTGCGCTCTGTCGCGGACTCGGTGCAGGCGTCCGCGCAGGCGGCCGAGACCGTCCGTACGGCGGCGGCGGGCATCAGCGATCAGGTCGAGCGGCTCAACGAACTCATCGTCATCCAGCGCCAGCGCCGCTGACCGCCAATCCCGGAGCGACCGGCGAGGCCTGCCCGCGTTGCGGCGATGCTGACCGTGAGGCACGCCAGAACGAACGGTGCGGTGTTCAGCCGTAGTGCCCCCGGGCGGGACTATGCCGCTTGGTGCCCCGGGTGCGCGGCCCGAGGCGGGTTTCGCCGTCCGCAGTGAGGACGTCGCCGCGCCGATGTCGCGGCCTGACTGCGCCGTATCGGCTTGCTCTTCCGTTGACGGGTGTCTGTCACGCCTGCTGGGTGGCGCGTAGATGGCTTTCGTCGGTGGCGGCCCAGCTCGCGAGCAGTTCAAGGCCGTCGCCGGATGGGGTGCCAGGGATGGCGGTGTAGGTGACGATGGTCAGCGGTGTGTCGTCGCCGGGCAGTTCGAGGGCTTCGTGGGCGAGTTCCAGCAGGCCGATGGCGGGGTGGCGGAATCGCTTGACGCCGTGGCGGTGCACGTAGACGTCCTGGGCGGCCCACCAGCCGCGGAAGGGCTCGCTGTGCATGGACAGCTCGCCGATCAGACTCATCAGTTGCTGGTCGTACGGATTCGCGGCGGCGGCCAGGCGCAGCGCGCCGACTGATTCGCGGGCGATCTTCTGCCAGTCCGGGTAGAACGCCTGGGCGTGCGGGTCGAGGAACGCGAACCGCATCGAGTTCACCGGCCGGGCAGCGGAATGGAACAGGGGCGCGTACAGCGCCTGGCCCATCGGGTTGGCGGCCAGGATGTCGAAGCGGTGCGTGCGCAGGAAGGCAGGCACGCCGACCATGGAGTCCAGGACTTGGCGGATGGCGGGCCGGATCTCGGGGGCACTTGTCCGCGTGCGGGCGCGGGCCGGGGTGCTGCCGGCCGCGCGGGCGAGGTGGTGCAGGTGCGCGGTCTCGGTGTCGTCGAGTTGCAGGGCGCGGGCGAGCGCGTCGAGGACGCTGTCGGAGGCACCGGCGAGGTTGCCACGTTCGAGGCGGGTGTAGTACTCGACGCTGACTCCGGCGAGGGCGGCGACCTCTCCTCGGCGCAGTCCGGCGACGCGGCGGCTGCCGTGGGCGGGGATGCCCGCCTGTTCCGGGCTGATCTTTGCCCGGCGGGAGCCGAGGAACGCGCGGACTTCGCTACGGTTGTCCATGCCCTCAGGTTAGGCAGCCTGGACGGCTTGAGGGGGTCCCTGCCGGTACCCCTTTGAGCGGTGACTCCCTCCCCGGTCCGGTGTGGGTTTCCATGGGTAGGCCGGCCTCGCGCTGCGCGGCCATCACCACGGAAAGGCATAACCGCCATGCGCGCCACCCTGTACGGACCCGCCATCGTGGGTGCCGTCGTGGGGAAGCAAGCGGCGGCGGTCACGATCCGCCTGCTCCCTCGGCCCTGAGAGGACCGTCATGCCCACCATCCCGCACTTGACGCTCAACAACGGCGTTCAGATGCCCGCCATCGGCT belongs to Amorphoplanes digitatis and includes:
- a CDS encoding methyl-accepting chemotaxis protein, with translation MARLGFFGKAESVHPLVDTAEALRVVMAALPVVIIVVDDQGDVVWRNEAGTAMVARVVAERGPAALQALRDTFKEIAATVTEYPYTLARKVEGGEGGNEVYAETVINRIPGGGFVATWADVTARVASTEVAGELAADLDSAVHSLNGLGDELASTASDAADQAQLISRGSAEMTASISEISDRVVAASADTGAAVASARDAAQTMVRLQESSRQISEVTKLITSIADQTKLLALNATIEAARAGESGKGFAVVAGEVKDLAARTAEATQQIIAMAEAIQGESSQVDGAIAGIVELIDRVAEQQILIAGAVEEQTVTTAQMSGGVRSVADSVQASAQAAETVRTAAAGISDQVERLNELIVIQRQRR
- a CDS encoding helix-turn-helix transcriptional regulator, whose protein sequence is MDNRSEVRAFLGSRRAKISPEQAGIPAHGSRRVAGLRRGEVAALAGVSVEYYTRLERGNLAGASDSVLDALARALQLDDTETAHLHHLARAAGSTPARARTRTSAPEIRPAIRQVLDSMVGVPAFLRTHRFDILAANPMGQALYAPLFHSAARPVNSMRFAFLDPHAQAFYPDWQKIARESVGALRLAAAANPYDQQLMSLIGELSMHSEPFRGWWAAQDVYVHRHGVKRFRHPAIGLLELAHEALELPGDDTPLTIVTYTAIPGTPSGDGLELLASWAATDESHLRATQQA